DNA sequence from the Brachybacterium sp. P6-10-X1 genome:
CGGGGTACCGGGAATGTGCAACGGTCAAGTCGCGCCTTCGGGAGCTGGATCGTCATCGGCCTCTGCGACGCGCCGCTGACGGATGAGAGCCAGCTGAGCACGGGCCCACCTCCCACGACATCACGCACACCGATCCCGCAGGAGCTGCAGAACCCTGGTCATCCAGCTCCGCCATGACCTCCCGGAGTCCCAGCGCAGCGGGCTGCGGGAGGACGGGTGAAATCGTCGTGGACGGGTGTGGCGGCGGCAGCGAGGTGCTCGGTAAGGTCGCTCGACCTGCTCCCGCGCGGAGCGTGCCATCCCCACCAGGAGTCACCGGTGACTGCGTCCTCCTCCCCGTCCGAGATCTCGGAGAAGTCCTCTGAGCGGTTCGTCAGCGGCGACCCGTACAGCCTCGACCCGTCGGCCGTGAAGGAGCCGCCCGTCGGCTGGCGGGCCTCCTCGAAGTTCTTCGGACCCGGTCTGATCGTCTCCGCCTCCGTGGTGGGGGCCGGCGAACTGATCACCGCCACGTCCCTCGGCGCCCAGGCCGGCTTCGTGCTGCTGTGGCTCGTGTTCGTCTCCACCATCGTCAAGGTGGCGGTGCAGATGGAGATGGCCCGCTACTCCATCGTCACCGGCGAGGGCGGCATGGAGGGCTACAACCGCGTCCCGCCCCGTCTGGGGCGGGTCAGCTGGGTGTTCCTGATGTGGGCGCTGATGGCGCTGAGCAAGCTGATCCAGACCGGCGGGCTCATCGGAGGCATGGCCGCAGCCCTGTCGATCCTCGCCCCGCTCGGATTCGGCCCGCTCTCCCCGGTGGCCGTGACGATCTGGGCCGTCGTGGTCACCGTGATCGCCATCGCCACGTTGATCTCCAACCGGTACGGACTGATCGAGAACGTCGCCACGTTCCTGACCATGGCGTTCGTGGTGATCACCGTGCTGGTCGTGATCGCGCTGCCGGCCAGCGACTTCGCGTACACCGGAGCAGACCTGGCCTCCGGCCTCAGCCTCCAGCTGCCTCTCGGCGCCGTCGGCATCGCCCTGACGATGTTCGGTCTGACCGGGGTGGCTTCCGAGGAGATCACGGCCTACACCTATTGGTGCCTGGAGAAGGGGTACGCCCGCTGGTCCGGCCCCAACGACGGCTCCCCGGAGTATCGTCTGCGTGCCCTCGGCTGGATCGCCGTGATGCAGAAGGACGCGCTGGTCTCGTGGTTGATCTATACGGTCTCGACCGCGGCGTTCTTCATCCTCGGTGCCGCGGTCCTGCACCCGCAGGGCCTCGTCCCCGAGGGCAACGAGATGATCCTGACCTTGTCCGCGACCTTCTCCGGAGTGTTCGGCGAGGTGGGGCGGATCGTCTTCCTGCTCGGCGCGCTCGCCGCCCTCGGCTCGACGATCTGGGCCGCGATCCCGTCCTGGTCGCGGTCCTGGGCGAACGCCCTGTCGATCGTCGGCGTCTTCGACTGGGCCGACGGCCGCAGGCGGAACCTCTGGATGCGCGTGTTCATCGCCTTCCTGCCGATCATGTGGCTGCTGACCTTCCTGTGGATCAACCAGCCGCTGGTCATGATCATGGTGGGCGGCATCGCCGGGGGCATCTTCCTCGCGGCGGTCGCCGTCTCCGCGCTCTACCTGCGCCGCCGCATCGAGCCCGAGCTGCGCGGCGGACGATTCATCCACGTCGCGCTGATCGTCAGCTCGCTCGCCATCATCGCGCTGGGCATCTACTCGGCGGTGACCGCGCTGGCCGGCTGACGCGCGGCGACCCGCCGACCGGCTGACGCGCGGCGCCCGCCGACGCGCGGCCCCCGGTGGCCGGCTGATGCGCGGCGCCCCGCTGGCCGCCTGACGCGCCGGCGACTGGCCCCCGATCCCCCGATCCGCACCATGAACGGTGCAGATCGGGGGATTCGGCGGCGCCGAGCCGCATGTCGTCGGCCAGGCCCGCGTCATCGGGCCGAGACGTCGTCCCTGCCGACATGGTTGTCCCGGCTAGCACCAGGGGTCGGGGACAACGATTTCCCCCGTATTCTGTCGAACTATGTACGGAATAAATCCGGCCGACTAGCGTCTCCGCTCATGGACCGGCAATGGAGCGTCAGGGACCAGCACCGCGCAGACGTGCTGGCGCTGCTGCATCGCGGCCGGAAGCTCACCCGCGGCGAGATCTCCGAGGCGCTGCGGCTGACCCGCACCACCGTCTCGGACATCCTCGGCAGCCTGCTGGACCAGGGCATCATCACCGTCACCGAGCAGCGCTCCCCGGGCGGGCGGGGTCGCCCGGCCGAGGTCCTCGGCATCCACCCCGGAGCTGTGCGCTTCGTCGGCCTCGACTTCAGCCACACCGCGGCCACCGTGTGCCTGGCGAACTCCGCCGGGACGGTGATCGCCTCGGCCATCGCCGAGTACCCCACCGGCGCCGGCTGGGAGGCTCGGGTGGCGCAGACTCAGCGCACCATCCGCGATCTCGCCGTCGGCGAGGTGCACCTGGAATTCCTCGCCGGCATCGGCATCGGCCTGCCCGGCCCGAACTCCGCCAGCTGGCACGGATTCCCCCGCTCCGCCACCCCGATGGAGCCTTTCCAGCTCGTCAAGGCCCGCATCCGCGAGCTGTTCGCGGACGAGTTCGGGTGCCCCGTGCTGGTGGACCATCACATCCGCTTCGCCGCCCTGTACGAGGCGACCATCGCCGGGGAGGCAGACCGCAACATCGTCTACCTGCGCCTGTCCACCGGCGTCGGAGGAGCGGTGCTCGGCGCCGGCGCCGCCCTGCGCGGCGCCCACCTGCTGGCCGGTGAGATCGGGCACCTGATCACCGACGACACCCCGGAGGCCCGCGCGTGCCGCTGCGGCCGACGGGGATGCCTGGAGACCGTCGCGTCCAAGGACGCGGTCCTGGACACCTGGCAGGAGATCACCGGCATGGAGGACGACCAGGTCGGCCTCGACGATCTCGCCGCCGCCCTCGAGGGCGGCGACCCGCGCGCGCTCGAGCTCGCGACCGGGCTGGCGGGAACCGTCGGTCGCGCCCTCGGCATCGCCGCGCTGATCATCGACCCCGACGAGATCGTGCTCGCCGGCGAGGTCGGCACCCTTCTCGAGCCCGTCCTGCCCACCCTGCGCGAGGCGATGGCCCGCCAGTGCCTCACCGGCGCCGAGGTGCAGGTGCGCAGCGGCGAGACCGCCGACAAGCAGGGCGCCCGCGGCGCCATCGCCGCCCTGCGCGCCGCCGACCTGCCCCCTGCCCGCGCTCGGTCCGCCCGCGCGGGAACCCTGACCTACCCGGCCGAAGGAGGCCCCCGTGTCCGCTGACCCCGACACCCTGGTGGCGAGGAGGGACGAGGCCGTCGCCCCCGAGCCCCGGAAAGTCCCCACCCTGCTGATCCTCAACATCGCCACCGTCTTCCTGGGCCTCGGCCTGTGGTGGCTGCTGTCCCTGGTGGCCGCGCAGGTACCCGGCCCGCAGGAGGTGGTCGCCGCTGCGATCGAACTGGCCCTCGCCGGCACCCTGTTCAGCGACATCGTCGCCTCGCTCATGCGGGTGTTCACCGGCTTCGCGCTCGGCACCCTGCTCGCCATCCCCGTCGGCTTCCTGATGGGCTGGTACACCTGGGCGCGCGGCCTGCTCGAGCCGTGGGTGCAGTTCTTCCGCACGATCCCGCCGCTGGCGATCATCCCGCTGGCCATCGTGCTGATGGGCATCGGCGAGCAGCCCAAGATCTTCGTGATCTTCCTGGCCTCGTTCCTGGCCTGCGTCATCTCCACCTTCCAAGGCGTGGTGCAGGTGGACAGGACGCTGCTGAACGCCGCCCGCGTCCTGGGTGCCAAGGACGGCACCATCTTCGCCCGCGTGGTGGTGCCCGCCTCCACCCCGTTCATCCTCGTCGGCATGCGCGTGGGGCTCGGCTCCGCCTGGGCCACCGTCGTCGCGGCCGAGCTGATCGCCGCCCAGCAGGGCCTCGGATACCGCATGCAGCAGGCGCAGATCTACTACGACCTGCCCACCATCTTCGTGGGCATCCTCGTCATCGGCATCTTCGGCTTCGTCATGGACCGGACCCTGCTGGCGATCGAGGCCCGTGCGACCCAGTGGCAGGAACGCCGATGACCACGAACAGGAGCCCCATGACCGCATCCGAGACCCTCGACCGGCCCACGATCCAGGTCCAGGACATCACCAAGGATTTCACGGTGGGCGGCAACCGCTTCGAAGCGCTCGGCGGCGTGAGCCTCGAGGTCACCGAGAACGAGTTCGTCACCGTCGTAGGCCCCTCCGGCTGCGGCAAGTCCACCCTGATGAACATCCTCGCCGGGCTCGAGGAGCCCACCTCCGGCACCGCCCGGGTGGACGGCACTCAAGTGCGCGGACCCAGCCCCGAGCGCGGCGTGATCTTCCAGCAGTACGCCCTGTTCCCCTGGCTCACCGTGCGCGACAACGTCGAGTTCGGGCTGCGGACGGCGAAGGTCCCCGCTGACGAGCGCCGCGAACGGGCCCAGCACTTCATCGACATGGTGGGGCTGTCCGAGTTCGCCGACTCCCTGCCCAAGACCCTCTCGGGCGGGATGAAGCAGCGCTGCGCGATCGCTCGCGCCTACGCCATGGACCCCTCGATCCTGCTGATGGACGAGCCCTTCGGAGCGTTGGACGCCCTGACCCGGGTGCGCATGCAGGAGCACCTGCTGCAGACCTGGGAACAGGACAAACGCACGATCGTGTTCATCACCCACGACGTCGACGAAGCCGTCTTCCTCGCCGGCCGCGTGGTGGTGATGGCCGCCAAACCCGGCCGCATCGACCGGGTCATCGACGTCGACCTCCCCTATCCCCGCAACGAGGAGGTGCGGCTGTCCGAGCGGTTCTCCACGATCCGCAACGACGTCTGGACCTCCGTGTACCACCAATGACCAGGACCGTCCCCGCACGCCCCGACGGCAGAGCCGCCGTCGGAGAACCCACCCGATAGGAAACCTGTCATGACACTCACCAGACGCACCGTTCTCGGTGGACTCGCCGCGGTTCCCGCCCTCTCGGCGCTGGCCGCCTGCGGCTCCGGATCCGGCACCACCGCGGTCACCTACGGTTACATCCCCGACTACAACGGCACCAGCCTGCTCGCGATCGCCGAGGACCGTGGGCTGTGGGAGGAGAACGGTCTGAAGGCCACCTTGAAGACCTTCACCAACGGGCCGCTGCAGATCCAGGCCCTGGGCACCGGCGACCTCGACTTCGGCTACATCGGCCCCGGCGCCATGTGGCTGCCCGCCTCCGGGAAGGCCAAGGTGGTCACCGTCAACGGCGTGGGTCAGGCCGACCGCCTCATCGCCCAGCCCGGCATCGAGTCCATCGAGGACCTCGCCGGGAAGAAGGTGGGCATCCCCGAGGGCACCAGCGGCGACATGATCGTCCAGCTCGCCCTCGAAGCCGCCGGCATGACCCTCGAGGACATCGAGAAGGTCGCGATGGATCCCGCCACGGTGGTCTCCGCCTTCTCCTCCGGGCAGGTCGAGGGCGCGGGAATCTGGTATCCGCTGATCGACAACATCGCCGAGCAGGTGCCGGATCTGGTCGAGCTCGCCCAGAACTCCGACTTCGCCGACGTCATGCAGTTCCCCAACGTCATGGTCACCGGCGCCACCTACCCCGAGAAGAACGAGGAGACCACGATCGCGGTGCTGAAGGTGCTGCGCGCCGCGATGGACGTGCGCGTCGACGAACCCGATGCGACCATCGAGCTGGTCGCGAAGATGACGGGATCCGATGCCGAGGCCGTGGCCGGAGACGCCGCCAACGGCGAGTACTACAAGGCCGCGGATCTCGACGGCCTGATCGAGGACGGCACCATCGAGGGCTGGCTGACCGCCATGAACGGATACTTCGAGGACAACGACAAGATCGAGGGGGAGACCGTGGCCCCGGCCGACTACTACACCTTCGACCTCTTCACGAAGGCGGGCGAGTGACCATCCACGAGCCCGCCGCCCCGCAGGACGCACGACCGGGGACCACCGGTCCGCGCAACGTCCTGTCCATCCTCACCGACCAGCACCGCACCGACACCCTGGGCTGCTACGGCAACCCCCTGGTACGCACCCCACACCTGGACGCGCTCGCCGCGAGCGGCACCCGCTTCGACCGGTGGTACACGCCGACGGCGATCTGCACCCCGGCGCGGGCCAGCGTGCTCACCGGGTACGCGCCCTTCCGCCACAAGCTGCTGGCCAACTACGAGCGTAATGTCGGCTACCAGGAGGACCTGCCGGACGGGCAGTTCACCTTCTCTGAAACGCTGCGGGACGCCGGTTACCAATGCGGCCTGCTGGGCAAATGGCACGTCGGCACCGAGAAGCTGCGCGGCGACTTCGGCTTCGACGGCGCCGAGCTGCAGGGGTGGCACAATCCTGTCGACCATCCCGACTACCTCGACTACCTCGTTGAGCGGGATCTGCCGCCCTACGAGATCTCCGACCAGATGCGCGGCACCCTGCCCAACGGCGGCCCCGGAAACCTGCTGGCCGCCCGACTGCACCAGCCGGTCGAGGCGACCTTCGAGCACTACCTCGCCGACCGCGCCATCGAGCAGCTGCGCCGCTACGCGAGGGATCAGGAGGCCGACGGGACGCCCTTCTACCTGGGACTGCACTTCTTCGGCCCCCACCTGCCCTATGTCATCCCGGATCAGTACTTCGACCTCTACGACCCCGCCCAGATCCAGCTGCCCGCCTCGATCCAGGAGACCTTCGCCGGCAAGCCGCCCGTGCAGGCCAACTACTCCGCGCACTGGACCTTCGACACGATGAGCGAGGCCGACAGCCGCAAGCTCATCGCCGTCTACTGGGGGTACGTCACCCTCATCGACGAGCAGATCGGCCGGGTCGTCGCCGAGATGGACGCCCTGGGCCTGACGGACTCCACCGCGGTGATGTTCAGCTCCGACCACGGCGAGTTCACCGGCGCCCACCGCCTGCACGACAAGGGCCCGGCGATGTACGAGGACATCTACCGCACCTGCGGCATCGTCCGCGTCCCCGGCGCCCCCGCCGGACAAGTGCGCGACGAGTTCGTGAGCCTGCTGGACACCACCGCGACCGTGCTCGACTGGTGCGGTCTGGACCCCTCACCGGCCGTGGACTCCCGCTCCCTGCTGCCGCTGGTGCGCGGCGAGGACGTGGCATGGGACGACGCGATCGTCTGCGAGTTCCACGGCCACCACTTCCCCTACCCCCAGCGGATGCTGCGCACCGACCGGTACAAGCTGGTCGTGAACCCCGAATCCGTCAACGAGCTCTACGACCTCGAGCTCGACCCCGATGAGCTGCACAACCGCATCGAGCACCCGGAGATGCGCGCAGTGCGTGAGGAGCTGGTCACCGATCTCTACCGGCGCCTGCGCGCTCGCGGCGACAACTTCTATCACTGGATGACCTCGATGTACGACATCGGGCAGGTCGACTACGACCCCTCGATGAGCGGGCTCGACGAGGGGACTCACCGGGCGGCGGGACAGTAGCGCCGGGGCGATCGGGCGCTGTCGGCGGGGATCACCGCGCGGCGCCGGCGGATCGGGTCGTCGTCAGCGCGGCGGCGCCGTGGACTCACGGACCACGAGAGCGGGCGTGACCAGGCGGCCCGTCGACCGGGTCCGGTGGGGCGCATCCCCGCGGGCGGCGGAGGCGTCCCTCGCCCCGTCGGCCTCGATCAGGCCCAGGAGATGCGCGAGGCTGCGGCGGCCCACCTCTTCGAGGTCCTGGGCCACCGTAGTCAGAGGTGGGGTGAGGAACGGGGCGAAGTCCTGATCGTCGTAGCCGACGATGCTGAGGTCCTCGGGGACCCGGATCCCCTTCTCGGTCGCGGCCCGCAGCGCCCCGGCGGCCATCTGGTCGTTGGCCGCGAAGATCGCGGTGACATCCTCTTGCCCCAGCAGCTCGAGCGCCGCACGGTACCCGGAGGTCGGGGACCAGTCGCCGGGAACCGCGGCCGGCACCGGGCACGCGTTGCGGGTGAGCATTCGGTGCCACGCCCTGCGGCGGCGCTGGGCCGGATTGGAGCCGGCCGGGCCGGCGAGGTGATGGACCGTGCGGTGACCCAGCTCGAGCAGGTGGGCGACGGCCTCGCGGGCCCCGGCGGCCTCGTCCATCCCGAAGGTGGGGTGATCGTGGGAGGCCCCGCTGTCGGCGATCACGACGGGCACCTCCTGGGGCAGCTGGAGATTCGGCGTGTCCAGCACGCGCGCTTCGATGACCACGATCCCGTCGACGGCGCGGTCGGTCAGCGTGCGCACGGCGGCGCGGACGTCCTGCTCGGTCGGGGCCTCGACCACCGCCATGTTCACGGCGTAGCCATGGGCCTGGGCCTCCCCGATCACGGTGTCGACGATGCGGATGTTGCCGACGGCGGTGAGGTTGAAGGTGACCACGCCGATGGTGCGGAAGCGGCCCGTCGCCAGGGCGCGGGCCGCGGCGTTCGCGCGGTACCCCAAGCGCTGCATCGCCGCTTCGATGCGCTCGCGGGTCTCGGAGGAGACGCCGGGATTGTCGTTCACCACGCGCGAGACCGTCTGCCCGGAGACTCCCGCCAGACGGGCGACGTCGGACATCGAGGCGCCCTTGGAGGCGCCGGTGCCGGGTCGTCGGGCCACCAGGGCCTCCTCTCACGACGCTGGGGTCATCGAGCACACCTTATTCCGCGTCGACGGGGGTCGACGCCTCCTGCCGTGTCCGTCCGACGACGATGGTCCCTCAGGCGACCGTCGGTCGCGCTCGGGTGATGGGGCCACCCCAGGTGTGTGCGCAAACATCAGGGATGCTCTGCGGAGCTC
Encoded proteins:
- a CDS encoding ABC transporter ATP-binding protein, which encodes MTASETLDRPTIQVQDITKDFTVGGNRFEALGGVSLEVTENEFVTVVGPSGCGKSTLMNILAGLEEPTSGTARVDGTQVRGPSPERGVIFQQYALFPWLTVRDNVEFGLRTAKVPADERRERAQHFIDMVGLSEFADSLPKTLSGGMKQRCAIARAYAMDPSILLMDEPFGALDALTRVRMQEHLLQTWEQDKRTIVFITHDVDEAVFLAGRVVVMAAKPGRIDRVIDVDLPYPRNEEVRLSERFSTIRNDVWTSVYHQ
- a CDS encoding aliphatic sulfonate ABC transporter substrate-binding protein — translated: MTLTRRTVLGGLAAVPALSALAACGSGSGTTAVTYGYIPDYNGTSLLAIAEDRGLWEENGLKATLKTFTNGPLQIQALGTGDLDFGYIGPGAMWLPASGKAKVVTVNGVGQADRLIAQPGIESIEDLAGKKVGIPEGTSGDMIVQLALEAAGMTLEDIEKVAMDPATVVSAFSSGQVEGAGIWYPLIDNIAEQVPDLVELAQNSDFADVMQFPNVMVTGATYPEKNEETTIAVLKVLRAAMDVRVDEPDATIELVAKMTGSDAEAVAGDAANGEYYKAADLDGLIEDGTIEGWLTAMNGYFEDNDKIEGETVAPADYYTFDLFTKAGE
- a CDS encoding ROK family transcriptional regulator, which gives rise to MDRQWSVRDQHRADVLALLHRGRKLTRGEISEALRLTRTTVSDILGSLLDQGIITVTEQRSPGGRGRPAEVLGIHPGAVRFVGLDFSHTAATVCLANSAGTVIASAIAEYPTGAGWEARVAQTQRTIRDLAVGEVHLEFLAGIGIGLPGPNSASWHGFPRSATPMEPFQLVKARIRELFADEFGCPVLVDHHIRFAALYEATIAGEADRNIVYLRLSTGVGGAVLGAGAALRGAHLLAGEIGHLITDDTPEARACRCGRRGCLETVASKDAVLDTWQEITGMEDDQVGLDDLAAALEGGDPRALELATGLAGTVGRALGIAALIIDPDEIVLAGEVGTLLEPVLPTLREAMARQCLTGAEVQVRSGETADKQGARGAIAALRAADLPPARARSARAGTLTYPAEGGPRVR
- a CDS encoding Nramp family divalent metal transporter, with the protein product MTASSSPSEISEKSSERFVSGDPYSLDPSAVKEPPVGWRASSKFFGPGLIVSASVVGAGELITATSLGAQAGFVLLWLVFVSTIVKVAVQMEMARYSIVTGEGGMEGYNRVPPRLGRVSWVFLMWALMALSKLIQTGGLIGGMAAALSILAPLGFGPLSPVAVTIWAVVVTVIAIATLISNRYGLIENVATFLTMAFVVITVLVVIALPASDFAYTGADLASGLSLQLPLGAVGIALTMFGLTGVASEEITAYTYWCLEKGYARWSGPNDGSPEYRLRALGWIAVMQKDALVSWLIYTVSTAAFFILGAAVLHPQGLVPEGNEMILTLSATFSGVFGEVGRIVFLLGALAALGSTIWAAIPSWSRSWANALSIVGVFDWADGRRRNLWMRVFIAFLPIMWLLTFLWINQPLVMIMVGGIAGGIFLAAVAVSALYLRRRIEPELRGGRFIHVALIVSSLAIIALGIYSAVTALAG
- a CDS encoding LacI family DNA-binding transcriptional regulator translates to MARRPGTGASKGASMSDVARLAGVSGQTVSRVVNDNPGVSSETRERIEAAMQRLGYRANAAARALATGRFRTIGVVTFNLTAVGNIRIVDTVIGEAQAHGYAVNMAVVEAPTEQDVRAAVRTLTDRAVDGIVVIEARVLDTPNLQLPQEVPVVIADSGASHDHPTFGMDEAAGAREAVAHLLELGHRTVHHLAGPAGSNPAQRRRRAWHRMLTRNACPVPAAVPGDWSPTSGYRAALELLGQEDVTAIFAANDQMAAGALRAATEKGIRVPEDLSIVGYDDQDFAPFLTPPLTTVAQDLEEVGRRSLAHLLGLIEADGARDASAARGDAPHRTRSTGRLVTPALVVRESTAPPR
- a CDS encoding sulfatase-like hydrolase/transferase; the protein is MTIHEPAAPQDARPGTTGPRNVLSILTDQHRTDTLGCYGNPLVRTPHLDALAASGTRFDRWYTPTAICTPARASVLTGYAPFRHKLLANYERNVGYQEDLPDGQFTFSETLRDAGYQCGLLGKWHVGTEKLRGDFGFDGAELQGWHNPVDHPDYLDYLVERDLPPYEISDQMRGTLPNGGPGNLLAARLHQPVEATFEHYLADRAIEQLRRYARDQEADGTPFYLGLHFFGPHLPYVIPDQYFDLYDPAQIQLPASIQETFAGKPPVQANYSAHWTFDTMSEADSRKLIAVYWGYVTLIDEQIGRVVAEMDALGLTDSTAVMFSSDHGEFTGAHRLHDKGPAMYEDIYRTCGIVRVPGAPAGQVRDEFVSLLDTTATVLDWCGLDPSPAVDSRSLLPLVRGEDVAWDDAIVCEFHGHHFPYPQRMLRTDRYKLVVNPESVNELYDLELDPDELHNRIEHPEMRAVREELVTDLYRRLRARGDNFYHWMTSMYDIGQVDYDPSMSGLDEGTHRAAGQ
- a CDS encoding ABC transporter permease, with product MSADPDTLVARRDEAVAPEPRKVPTLLILNIATVFLGLGLWWLLSLVAAQVPGPQEVVAAAIELALAGTLFSDIVASLMRVFTGFALGTLLAIPVGFLMGWYTWARGLLEPWVQFFRTIPPLAIIPLAIVLMGIGEQPKIFVIFLASFLACVISTFQGVVQVDRTLLNAARVLGAKDGTIFARVVVPASTPFILVGMRVGLGSAWATVVAAELIAAQQGLGYRMQQAQIYYDLPTIFVGILVIGIFGFVMDRTLLAIEARATQWQERR